The Candidatus Limnocylindrales bacterium genome includes a window with the following:
- a CDS encoding sigma-54 dependent transcriptional regulator, whose product MEPAERRVTDGLVGKSESFQRVLRKIPRLASSDATVLITGETGTGKELIAKAIHAVSSRSAAPFIPVNCGALPEDLVENELFGHARGAYTGAGAPGKGLLAEAEGGTLFLDELNSLSLSAQAKLLRFLQNREYRVLGSTRLLHANVRIIAATNVDLDSQIIAGNFRADLYHRLHVLSVEMPPLRARQDDIPVLAQHFANIFGSVYGKEGVHFTPEALASLQRHDWPGNVRELQSMVERAVLLSAGLELREEDIGLTRESSDDHFEKTLKDDGNGVTTPSGHEIFRDAKEKMVRQFERTYLVQVMAAVDGNVSRAARLAGMQRRDFQRLLRKHDVRRAQPRAWLAG is encoded by the coding sequence ATGGAACCTGCGGAACGGCGGGTCACCGACGGTCTGGTCGGCAAGAGCGAATCGTTCCAGAGAGTCCTGCGGAAGATCCCGCGGCTTGCGTCTTCGGACGCAACGGTGCTGATCACCGGCGAAACGGGCACCGGCAAGGAGCTCATTGCGAAAGCCATTCACGCGGTGAGCTCCCGAAGCGCGGCGCCGTTCATCCCCGTCAACTGTGGAGCGTTGCCGGAGGATCTCGTCGAGAACGAGCTCTTCGGCCACGCTCGCGGTGCTTACACGGGAGCCGGAGCCCCGGGCAAAGGTCTTCTCGCCGAGGCGGAAGGAGGAACGCTTTTCCTCGACGAGTTGAACAGTCTGAGCCTGTCGGCCCAGGCAAAACTCCTCCGGTTTCTGCAGAACCGTGAATACCGTGTGCTCGGATCCACACGGCTCCTGCACGCCAATGTTCGCATTATCGCCGCGACCAACGTCGACCTCGACAGCCAGATCATTGCAGGGAACTTCCGCGCCGATCTGTATCACCGGCTTCACGTGCTCTCGGTCGAGATGCCTCCTCTCCGTGCGCGACAGGACGACATTCCCGTTCTCGCCCAGCACTTCGCCAACATCTTCGGCAGCGTCTACGGAAAGGAAGGCGTCCATTTCACGCCGGAGGCTCTTGCCAGTCTGCAGCGACACGACTGGCCCGGCAACGTACGCGAATTGCAGTCGATGGTTGAGAGGGCAGTCCTGCTGTCGGCGGGACTGGAGCTCCGTGAGGAAGACATCGGCCTTACCCGCGAATCCTCGGACGATCACTTTGAAAAGACGCTGAAAGACGATGGGAACGGGGTCACAACTCCCAGTGGACACGAGATCTTTCGTGATGCGAAAGAAAAAATGGTCCGCCAGTTCGAGAGAACCTACCTCGTCCAGGTCATGGCCGCCGTCGACGGCAACGTGTCCCGGGCTGCACGACTGGCCGGCATGCAGCGTCGCGACTTTCAGCGGCTGCTGCGAAAGCACGATGTTCGTCGCGCGCAGCCGCGAGCCTGGCTGGCCGGCTAG
- a CDS encoding Flp family type IVb pilin yields MGNFVAFLNDESGATAIEYGLLAALISIAALASMKIVGTKLSTTFSKVGASLS; encoded by the coding sequence ATGGGAAATTTTGTTGCATTTCTGAACGATGAGAGTGGGGCCACGGCGATCGAATACGGTCTTCTGGCGGCTTTGATCTCGATCGCTGCGCTCGCCTCGATGAAGATCGTCGGCACCAAGCTTTCGACGACCTTCAGCAAAGTCGGCGCGTCTCTGTCGTAA
- a CDS encoding Flp family type IVb pilin has translation MTFIKDESGATAIEYGLLAALISIAALAAMKIVGTKLSSTFSTVGASMS, from the coding sequence ATGACTTTTATTAAAGACGAATCCGGTGCAACGGCGATCGAATACGGTCTGCTGGCTGCTTTGATCTCGATCGCAGCTCTGGCGGCAATGAAGATCGTCGGTACGAAACTGTCGTCAACCTTCAGCACGGTTGGCGCCTCGATGTCGTAA
- a CDS encoding Flp family type IVb pilin — protein sequence MMNFIKDESGATAIEYGLLAALISIAALASMKIVGTKLSTTFSKVGASLS from the coding sequence ATGATGAACTTTATCAAGGACGAGTCTGGCGCGACGGCAATCGAGTACGGGCTTCTGGCCGCATTGATCTCCATCGCCGCGCTTGCCTCCATGAAAATTGTCGGAACGAAGCTGTCGACGACCTTCAGCAAGGTCGGAGCGTCGCTCTCGTAA
- a CDS encoding Flp family type IVb pilin: MTEISRFIRDESGATAIEYGLLAALISIAALASMKIVGTKLSSTFSTVSTSLS; encoded by the coding sequence ATGACTGAGATTTCCAGGTTCATTCGCGACGAGAGCGGTGCAACCGCCATCGAATACGGCCTGCTCGCCGCACTGATCTCCATCGCTGCGCTTGCATCGATGAAGATTGTCGGCACGAAGCTCTCGTCGACGTTCAGCACGGTTTCGACCTCGCTGTCGTAG
- a CDS encoding prepilin peptidase: MEFAMQVALVGTVLTAAITDLLDQRVPNWLTMPATVLALCFQSAIGGMQGVMWGLGGWLAGFTILILFYVKGGMGAGDVKLMAAIGAFTGPYRVLWIFLYTALFGGIYALGIVVYSMWTRGGWSDTGRRLRLEGTSLILSGGDVQPLVASLGSYPRLRYAIAMALGVATEQFLGAP; encoded by the coding sequence GTGGAGTTCGCGATGCAGGTGGCGCTTGTCGGGACCGTCCTTACGGCGGCAATCACCGACCTGCTCGATCAGCGAGTTCCAAACTGGCTGACGATGCCCGCAACTGTCCTGGCGCTTTGCTTCCAGTCCGCAATCGGCGGGATGCAGGGCGTCATGTGGGGACTGGGCGGCTGGTTGGCCGGATTCACAATACTGATCCTCTTTTACGTGAAGGGCGGCATGGGCGCAGGGGACGTCAAGCTCATGGCCGCCATCGGTGCCTTCACCGGCCCGTATCGCGTATTGTGGATCTTCCTGTATACGGCACTGTTCGGCGGTATTTACGCTCTCGGTATTGTTGTATATTCCATGTGGACTCGCGGAGGCTGGTCGGATACCGGCCGGCGCCTGCGGCTTGAGGGGACATCTCTGATTCTGTCAGGGGGGGATGTGCAGCCGCTGGTTGCGTCTCTCGGTTCGTATCCGAGGCTCCGCTACGCCATTGCGATGGCGTTAGGCGTGGCCACGGAGCAGTTCTTGGGGGCTCCGTAG
- the cpaB gene encoding Flp pilus assembly protein CpaB, with translation MRRYRPFLLLGLAAIIAFSTSSIAYRWLRSQSQVQPAQVEDTTVKTDVAVANFDIPRGSTLTLEMLRPAKLEADMLPNGAFKAEEMSALVGRVAIVDVSKNEAILQTKLAALDATHGVAALVDPSKRAMSVKVDDEVGVAGFVKPNDHVDLFVTVDTTDDGENQTKGITKLVLADTLVLAIGTELVRTGKDEVAMPVQVITLEVTPAEAEKLAFAATRGKFRLALRSPLTKEEALTPGATIETLLSSYQGGETGKKRGSTLNVGVQLIRGKEVTVVPF, from the coding sequence ATGCGTCGCTATCGTCCATTTTTACTTCTAGGTCTGGCCGCAATCATCGCGTTCTCTACCAGCAGCATTGCGTACCGCTGGCTCCGTTCGCAGTCGCAGGTACAGCCGGCACAAGTCGAAGACACTACCGTCAAGACGGATGTCGCGGTTGCCAACTTCGACATTCCCCGCGGGTCGACTCTGACCCTCGAAATGCTTCGTCCGGCCAAGCTCGAAGCCGACATGCTTCCCAACGGCGCATTCAAAGCCGAGGAAATGAGCGCACTCGTCGGCCGCGTGGCTATCGTGGACGTCTCGAAGAACGAGGCGATCCTTCAGACCAAGCTTGCCGCACTCGACGCGACCCACGGCGTCGCCGCGCTGGTCGATCCGAGCAAGCGGGCAATGTCCGTCAAGGTCGACGATGAGGTGGGCGTGGCAGGCTTCGTAAAGCCGAACGACCACGTCGACCTGTTCGTGACCGTCGACACGACGGACGACGGCGAGAACCAGACCAAGGGAATCACCAAGCTCGTGCTTGCCGACACCCTGGTCCTCGCAATCGGTACCGAGCTCGTCCGCACGGGAAAAGACGAAGTCGCGATGCCGGTTCAGGTGATCACCCTCGAAGTCACGCCCGCCGAAGCCGAGAAGCTGGCCTTCGCGGCGACCCGCGGAAAATTCCGGCTCGCTCTGCGCAGCCCGCTGACGAAGGAAGAGGCTCTGACTCCGGGTGCAACGATCGAGACTCTTCTCAGCAGCTACCAAGGTGGTGAGACAGGGAAGAAGCGGGGAAGCACGCTCAATGTCGGCGTGCAGCTTATCCGCGGCAAGGAAGTCACTGTCGTTCCGTTCTAG